One window from the genome of Bdellovibrio sp. NC01 encodes:
- a CDS encoding TolC family protein — protein sequence MKMKSLLALMLVAPSCAFALNLQEYLSTVRSKHKSMQAFEVQKEAADLRKEAGDIDLVPILAASIFYTNDKSPLNQFATMGASQSKSYGGMLGLQSKFSTGTSVAVQAEAADFDNPDVQFTFNGRSLSRFGTGSLGISLSQSLWRDFFGRATSLRRETDTVVAEAQKGRYDLQGKGLLVNAEAAYWDYLYALQNVSISRDSLERAKRIEAWTRRRVADGISEQADLLQTQALVSTRTLQLIAVEDDLATARQALRDYLELAPGEALPPIDGDLSQMRTIASMVDGTKGKVVKLDAYLSYLDARAQQLSAEQVEDAYRPELTLVGSYKTNSFEDNMPKAAEKWADTQHPTAKISLNFTYMFDTDVKNAARNISKKTALAAKLQSERLFIDSDSAWVELNRKYSEMTRRIQAAEQTARLQDDRAKAEGVLFNKGRSITNNVVNAEEDAGISKLNLVRLKSEQRKMEAQGRLFIAIEEK from the coding sequence ATGAAGATGAAGTCTCTTTTGGCCCTGATGTTAGTGGCCCCGTCCTGCGCTTTCGCGCTGAACTTGCAGGAATATCTTTCGACAGTCAGAAGCAAACACAAATCAATGCAAGCTTTCGAAGTACAAAAGGAAGCCGCGGATCTGCGTAAAGAAGCGGGTGATATTGATCTCGTTCCGATTCTTGCTGCAAGCATTTTCTATACGAATGATAAAAGTCCGTTAAATCAATTTGCTACGATGGGTGCATCGCAAAGTAAAAGCTATGGCGGAATGCTTGGCCTTCAGTCGAAATTTTCGACGGGTACGAGTGTTGCGGTTCAAGCGGAAGCTGCTGACTTCGACAATCCTGATGTGCAATTTACTTTTAATGGCAGAAGTCTTTCAAGATTCGGTACAGGTTCGTTGGGAATCTCATTGAGTCAATCATTGTGGAGAGACTTCTTCGGTCGCGCGACGTCTTTGCGCCGTGAGACGGATACCGTTGTCGCTGAAGCGCAAAAGGGCCGTTACGACTTGCAAGGTAAAGGTTTGTTAGTCAATGCGGAAGCCGCTTACTGGGATTATCTTTACGCTCTTCAAAATGTATCAATCAGTCGTGACTCTTTGGAGCGTGCGAAACGCATCGAAGCGTGGACGCGTCGTCGCGTTGCTGATGGGATTAGTGAACAAGCGGATTTGTTGCAAACACAAGCTTTGGTATCGACAAGAACTTTGCAGTTGATTGCGGTTGAAGACGATTTAGCGACAGCTCGTCAAGCTTTGCGCGATTACCTAGAGCTAGCACCTGGCGAAGCATTGCCGCCCATTGATGGTGATCTGTCGCAAATGCGCACGATTGCTTCCATGGTCGATGGCACAAAAGGAAAAGTTGTAAAGCTAGATGCTTATCTTTCTTATTTGGATGCGCGCGCACAGCAATTGTCTGCTGAACAAGTTGAAGATGCTTATCGTCCTGAACTGACTTTGGTGGGTTCATATAAAACGAATTCTTTCGAAGACAATATGCCGAAAGCAGCAGAAAAGTGGGCTGATACGCAACACCCAACGGCGAAGATCTCTTTAAACTTCACGTACATGTTTGATACGGACGTGAAAAATGCGGCTCGCAATATCTCTAAGAAAACGGCTTTGGCTGCGAAACTACAAAGCGAACGTCTATTTATTGATAGCGATAGCGCGTGGGTTGAATTGAATCGTAAATATTCAGAGATGACTCGCAGAATTCAAGCCGCCGAACAAACGGCGAGGTTGCAAGACGATCGCGCGAAAGCCGAAGGCGTTTTATTTAACAAAGGTCGCTCCATCACAAACAACGTTGTGAATGCAGAAGAAGATGCCGGTATTTCAAAATTGAACTTGGTTCGTTTGAAATCCGAGCAAAGAAAAATGGAGGCTCAAGGGCGTTTATTTATCGCCATTGAGGAGAAATAA
- a CDS encoding efflux RND transporter permease subunit, whose amino-acid sequence MNLPSLSIRRPITILCVVILMLILGTFSLIKMPVDLFPDVTFPVLAIQVIYPGASPLDLEKQVSKPIEDELGSLSGLKTLTSSNLDGVAQIVLEFNLGTDIKEMEQETRNRIGNIRRDLPSDIEEPIVRRFDPADQPIVTLALTSDLPPGEAYDLANETVKPLFDRLKDVGQVEIYGGRKQEIHVLVDKNKIQDRKISMLQVSKRIIDTSKDIPIGKVWNSKDETALRTRGEFESLKQLAEVNVNFLGSDRPVLVSDIGKVVRSLEDEKTVGRIQGQNALLMQIYKQRGSNTVQVADAVKKNIDKANAFLKDKGLHGEVKMVRDTSRPIRLNVEDVNESIIIGVLLCVLVVFFFLGSARSTLITGMALPNSLLGGFVIMYAMGFTINLMTLLALSLAVGLLIDDAIVVRENIFRHLEMGKKPKDAALDGTKEVAMAVVATTLVVIAVFGPISFLGGIVGQFFKQFGLTVVFTMIISIFDAFTVAPMMSAYLAHPDEHKKGDGIVGRMLKAFDNFQTKLEDIYEHLLKFTLRRPKTVLASAVVIFVLSLGTVAFIPKTFLPANDAGEFMVSIETPVGSSLDATAAFTAEVEKVFDKDSAVDIVVSTIGTSNNESNKANLFIRLVERKKRSMTTTDYKETVRKKLAGFNDRAIVAVGDIDAVGSGQKPLNVNFTGQNLEELNAYVQKVVERVKKIPGLVDVDTNFRSGKPEFHVIFDRKKSEALGVSTVTAGAELRNRTEGNNDAIYRENGIDYKIRVRFEEMFRDLRTQFATTLVPNNNGNMIPLPRIAKGEETKGYSQINRQNKNRFIQLSANLAKNGALGTASAEIERIVKTELPPPPGVDYKFQGQADDFKDLINNMLIAIFLGVTFIYLVLASLYESFITPFAILLALPLAMTGAFLALLIFGKTIDIFSLIGIVLLLGVVAKNSILLVDYTNHLLHEGLERNAALLKACRTRLRPILMTSLALIAGMIPIAIGLNEASAMRTSMGIAIIGGLISSTLLTLVVVPAAFGFIDDFRTWVRKWLAKISGYQSH is encoded by the coding sequence ATGAATTTACCAAGTCTATCGATTCGTAGACCGATCACGATTTTATGCGTGGTCATTTTGATGCTGATCTTGGGTACGTTTTCACTGATTAAAATGCCAGTGGATTTGTTCCCCGATGTCACATTCCCGGTGTTGGCGATTCAAGTGATCTATCCAGGTGCCTCGCCGCTGGATTTGGAAAAACAAGTTTCAAAACCGATTGAAGATGAATTGGGAAGTTTATCTGGTTTGAAGACGTTAACATCTTCAAACTTAGACGGTGTTGCGCAAATCGTTCTGGAATTCAACCTTGGTACCGACATCAAAGAGATGGAGCAAGAAACGCGCAATCGTATCGGCAACATCCGTCGTGATCTGCCATCCGATATCGAAGAGCCGATTGTTCGTCGTTTCGATCCTGCCGATCAGCCGATTGTGACATTGGCATTGACTTCAGATTTGCCTCCGGGTGAAGCGTATGACCTTGCCAATGAAACTGTGAAGCCGTTGTTTGACCGTCTGAAAGACGTCGGCCAAGTAGAGATTTATGGTGGTCGTAAGCAAGAAATCCATGTTCTTGTCGACAAAAACAAAATTCAAGATCGTAAGATCTCGATGCTACAAGTTTCTAAGCGTATCATTGATACGTCGAAAGATATTCCCATCGGTAAAGTTTGGAATTCAAAGGATGAAACGGCTTTGCGTACGCGCGGGGAGTTTGAATCTTTAAAACAACTGGCTGAAGTGAATGTGAATTTCTTGGGTTCTGACCGTCCAGTTCTAGTCAGTGACATCGGTAAAGTGGTGCGCAGTCTTGAAGATGAAAAGACAGTGGGTCGTATTCAAGGTCAGAATGCGCTGTTGATGCAAATCTATAAGCAACGTGGTTCAAACACGGTGCAAGTGGCTGATGCCGTAAAAAAGAATATCGATAAAGCCAACGCCTTCTTAAAAGACAAAGGCTTGCATGGCGAAGTGAAGATGGTGCGTGATACGTCTCGTCCGATTCGTTTGAACGTTGAAGACGTGAATGAGTCGATCATCATCGGGGTCTTGCTGTGCGTGCTTGTGGTGTTCTTCTTCTTGGGTTCGGCGCGTTCGACGTTGATCACAGGGATGGCGCTTCCGAACTCCCTTTTGGGCGGTTTCGTGATCATGTATGCGATGGGCTTTACGATCAATTTGATGACTTTGCTCGCGTTATCGTTAGCAGTGGGTCTATTGATCGACGATGCCATCGTTGTCCGTGAAAACATCTTCCGTCACTTAGAGATGGGTAAAAAACCTAAAGACGCTGCTTTGGATGGTACAAAAGAAGTCGCGATGGCCGTTGTGGCAACGACTTTGGTTGTTATTGCAGTTTTCGGTCCGATTTCATTCTTGGGTGGTATCGTCGGTCAGTTCTTTAAACAGTTCGGTTTAACGGTCGTATTTACGATGATCATTTCGATCTTCGACGCCTTCACTGTGGCGCCAATGATGTCAGCTTACTTGGCTCATCCAGATGAGCATAAAAAAGGTGACGGCATCGTGGGACGTATGTTGAAAGCCTTCGATAATTTCCAAACGAAGCTTGAAGATATTTACGAGCACTTGTTGAAATTTACGTTGCGTCGTCCAAAAACGGTTTTGGCGTCAGCAGTTGTGATCTTCGTGTTGTCATTGGGAACGGTCGCTTTCATTCCAAAAACGTTCTTGCCAGCGAATGACGCCGGCGAATTTATGGTCAGTATCGAAACGCCGGTGGGTTCTTCATTGGATGCAACAGCTGCGTTTACCGCAGAAGTTGAAAAAGTATTCGATAAAGACTCTGCTGTTGATATCGTTGTATCAACAATCGGTACGTCTAATAACGAATCGAATAAAGCAAATCTCTTCATCCGCTTGGTTGAACGTAAAAAACGTAGCATGACGACGACGGACTATAAAGAAACTGTTCGTAAGAAGCTTGCCGGGTTTAATGACCGTGCGATTGTAGCTGTTGGTGATATCGATGCCGTCGGTTCTGGACAAAAACCTTTGAATGTCAACTTCACGGGACAAAATCTGGAAGAGCTGAATGCTTACGTGCAAAAAGTTGTAGAGCGCGTGAAGAAGATTCCGGGCCTGGTGGATGTTGATACCAACTTCCGTTCTGGTAAGCCTGAATTCCACGTGATCTTCGATCGTAAAAAATCGGAAGCCTTGGGTGTGTCGACTGTTACTGCGGGGGCAGAACTTCGTAACCGCACGGAAGGTAATAACGATGCGATTTATCGTGAAAACGGTATCGATTACAAAATCCGTGTACGTTTTGAAGAAATGTTCCGTGATTTGCGCACTCAGTTCGCGACGACATTGGTTCCGAATAACAATGGTAACATGATCCCATTGCCACGTATCGCAAAGGGTGAAGAGACGAAGGGCTATTCGCAAATCAATCGTCAAAACAAAAACCGTTTCATTCAATTGTCTGCGAACTTGGCTAAGAATGGTGCTTTGGGAACGGCTTCTGCTGAAATTGAAAGAATCGTAAAGACAGAGTTGCCGCCACCTCCAGGAGTTGATTATAAATTCCAGGGTCAAGCGGATGACTTTAAAGATTTGATCAATAATATGTTGATCGCGATCTTCTTAGGCGTGACGTTCATTTACCTGGTTCTTGCAAGCCTTTATGAAAGTTTCATTACTCCATTTGCGATCTTGCTTGCGTTGCCTTTGGCAATGACCGGTGCGTTCTTAGCATTGTTGATCTTTGGTAAGACGATCGACATCTTCTCGTTGATTGGTATCGTTTTGCTGTTAGGGGTTGTGGCGAAGAACTCGATCCTGCTTGTGGATTACACGAATCATCTTTTGCATGAAGGTTTGGAGCGTAATGCGGCGTTGTTGAAAGCCTGCCGTACACGTCTTCGTCCGATCTTGATGACGTCGTTAGCATTGATTGCCGGTATGATTCCAATCGCAATCGGTTTGAATGAAGCTTCTGCGATGAGAACATCCATGGGTATCGCGATTATCGGTGGTTTGATCAGCTCGACGTTATTAACGTTGGTGGTGGTTCCTGCCGCATTTGGTTTCATTGATGACTTCAGAACTTGGGTCCGTAAGTGGTTAGCTAAAATCAGCGGATATCAATCGCACTAA
- a CDS encoding protein adenylyltransferase SelO family protein: protein MKTPPIYELGSDFYDEVDAAVFPALKLRYRNNQAAKVIGLEQLSDVEWFEHFAQFKTLPNNIQKPLALRYHGHQFRHYNPDLGDGRGFLFAQAYGDNKLYDLGTKGSGQTPYSRRGDGRLTLKGAFREILATELLESLGVNTSKTFSVFETGESLDRHDEPSPTRAGVLVRMSHSHIRFGTFQRLAFYNQTENIKKLMAYCIRHYYPEIANHEESEQAALFLQKVARNIAKTVAEWIVGGFVHGVLNTDNMNITGESFDYGPYRFLPTYDPTFTAAYFDNSGLYAFGRQPPAVYWNLHQLGGSLKVAFPEPPYEELLEDFGDEFNIQMRAKLLSRLNLRNPLLDEAAAGELNEELVMHFFQFMDEAKPLYEQTFFDLHSGAKAERLARSVQAQAYTHPSFAKLKETLDCFEIANEENEQHPYFTRTKCCSLLIDELESIWAPIAEKDDWSLFEDKLKEIRSFRGVY, encoded by the coding sequence GTGAAAACTCCTCCCATATATGAATTAGGTTCTGACTTCTATGACGAAGTTGATGCTGCCGTCTTCCCTGCGCTTAAACTGCGTTATAGGAATAATCAGGCCGCAAAAGTAATTGGCCTTGAGCAACTCTCTGACGTGGAGTGGTTTGAGCACTTTGCGCAATTTAAAACTCTTCCCAACAACATTCAAAAGCCCTTGGCTTTGCGCTACCACGGCCACCAATTCCGTCATTACAACCCTGACCTCGGTGATGGTCGCGGCTTCTTGTTCGCCCAAGCTTACGGCGACAACAAGCTTTATGACCTTGGCACAAAAGGCAGTGGGCAAACTCCTTATTCACGTCGTGGTGATGGACGACTGACTTTAAAAGGTGCTTTCCGCGAAATTCTTGCTACGGAACTTTTAGAATCTCTTGGCGTCAACACCAGCAAAACTTTTTCTGTATTCGAAACTGGCGAAAGTCTTGATCGTCATGATGAACCATCACCGACTCGTGCGGGAGTGCTGGTGCGAATGTCTCACAGTCATATTCGCTTTGGAACTTTTCAACGCTTGGCTTTCTACAATCAGACGGAAAATATTAAAAAATTAATGGCGTATTGCATTCGTCATTATTATCCCGAAATTGCAAACCACGAAGAATCAGAGCAAGCTGCTTTATTCCTACAAAAAGTTGCGCGAAATATTGCAAAGACTGTCGCTGAATGGATTGTCGGTGGCTTCGTTCACGGAGTTTTAAATACTGACAACATGAACATCACGGGCGAAAGTTTCGACTATGGACCTTATCGTTTCTTACCAACTTACGATCCAACATTTACGGCCGCCTATTTCGACAATTCAGGTCTGTACGCTTTTGGGCGTCAGCCGCCTGCGGTGTATTGGAATTTACATCAATTGGGTGGCTCACTGAAAGTTGCCTTCCCTGAACCTCCTTACGAAGAATTGCTTGAAGACTTCGGCGATGAATTCAACATCCAAATGCGCGCGAAATTATTATCGCGCTTGAATCTGCGCAATCCTTTATTAGACGAGGCCGCCGCTGGCGAATTAAATGAAGAGCTGGTGATGCACTTCTTCCAGTTTATGGATGAAGCAAAACCTTTGTATGAACAAACGTTCTTTGATTTGCACTCGGGAGCCAAAGCAGAACGCCTAGCGCGTTCCGTCCAAGCGCAAGCTTACACTCACCCGTCATTTGCAAAATTAAAAGAAACGCTAGATTGTTTCGAAATCGCCAACGAAGAAAACGAACAACACCCCTACTTCACTCGCACAAAATGCTGTTCGCTATTAATCGACGAATTGGAATCGATCTGGGCACCCATCGCTGAAAAAGACGACTGGTCACTCTTTGAAGATAAACTAAAAGAAATTCGTTCATTCCGTGGAGTTTATTAA
- a CDS encoding MerC domain-containing protein, with protein sequence MITPFLALAVPVLGETFEQPWVHLVMAVFVVPTGLYAFFSGYQHHKQKGLVALGVLGIILIAIGLLAPISGLNLFGHDVITIIGSAALIVAHVLNRRACHCDRH encoded by the coding sequence GTGATCACACCGTTCTTGGCGTTAGCAGTTCCTGTGTTAGGTGAAACTTTTGAACAGCCATGGGTGCATTTGGTAATGGCTGTGTTTGTTGTGCCGACGGGTCTTTATGCGTTTTTCTCTGGCTATCAACATCACAAACAAAAGGGCCTGGTGGCCCTTGGTGTGCTTGGTATTATTTTGATCGCAATTGGTTTGCTTGCCCCGATCTCAGGGCTCAATCTCTTCGGGCATGACGTTATTACTATTATCGGTAGTGCTGCCCTTATTGTTGCCCACGTTTTGAACCGTAGGGCTTGTCACTGCGACAGGCATTAA
- a CDS encoding murein L,D-transpeptidase catalytic domain family protein, which produces MKPLYGLAALAFIAQPVYAGSSFYTRKSKGVLLYDLYRKAGVPTPALQRTFEFLDLNSEKEFKVRADERLVTKEITNKNYAVIIDFTKPSSSRRLYLLNLNTGAVEKFYVAHGVNTGDDDAEKFSNIPDSRKSSLGLYLTGGSYVGKHGESLYLYGLEKSNDRAFERAIVMHGATYVSMDFLDKYGRMGRSWGCPAVSQQIIKKLIPLLKDGAVVYAYHKDLMPVAVTSPTVQNVGNNKGSTTDNSNNVMPEEIEP; this is translated from the coding sequence ATGAAACCACTATACGGCCTGGCAGCGCTTGCCTTTATCGCTCAACCTGTTTACGCAGGCTCTTCTTTCTACACGCGAAAATCAAAAGGCGTTTTGCTTTACGATCTCTACAGAAAAGCCGGAGTCCCCACGCCCGCCTTACAGCGCACATTTGAATTTCTAGATTTGAATTCTGAAAAAGAATTTAAAGTTCGTGCCGACGAACGCTTAGTCACAAAAGAAATCACGAACAAAAACTACGCGGTCATCATCGACTTCACAAAACCTTCGTCGTCTCGTCGTCTTTATCTTTTGAATCTTAATACCGGCGCTGTTGAAAAATTCTATGTCGCGCACGGAGTAAACACCGGCGATGATGATGCCGAGAAGTTTTCAAACATCCCGGATTCGCGCAAATCCTCTTTAGGTTTGTATCTAACCGGCGGATCTTACGTCGGCAAACATGGCGAATCTTTGTATCTGTATGGTTTGGAAAAATCGAACGACCGTGCGTTTGAGCGCGCCATCGTCATGCACGGGGCTACTTATGTTTCGATGGATTTCTTAGATAAATACGGCCGTATGGGAAGAAGCTGGGGTTGTCCCGCCGTCTCTCAGCAGATCATTAAGAAATTGATTCCACTCTTAAAAGACGGCGCTGTTGTTTATGCTTACCACAAAGACTTAATGCCTGTCGCAGTGACAAGCCCTACGGTTCAAAACGTGGGCAACAATAAGGGCAGCACTACCGATAATAGTAATAACGTCATGCCCGAAGAGATTGAGCCCTGA
- a CDS encoding high-potential iron-sulfur protein, producing the protein MIDNKMNRRGFFKALASVVGVAAVAPTVLNTVFSSQANAQEKRRGSAPAAGGAAMPMVDPNDAVAKAVKYVEDHNKSPEAKGNHCGTCGFYAKKETRNGKEVGTCTIFAGKLVYNNAWCGSWNKKA; encoded by the coding sequence ATGATCGATAACAAAATGAATCGTCGCGGTTTCTTTAAAGCTCTTGCTTCAGTAGTAGGAGTGGCAGCAGTCGCACCAACAGTATTGAATACAGTTTTCTCTTCACAAGCTAACGCTCAAGAAAAAAGACGTGGTTCAGCTCCAGCAGCTGGCGGCGCCGCTATGCCAATGGTTGATCCAAACGACGCTGTAGCAAAAGCAGTAAAATACGTTGAAGATCACAACAAATCTCCAGAAGCAAAAGGCAACCACTGCGGTACTTGCGGCTTCTACGCTAAAAAAGAAACTCGTAACGGCAAAGAAGTTGGCACATGCACAATCTTCGCAGGTAAGCTTGTTTACAACAACGCTTGGTGCGGATCTTGGAATAAAAAAGCCTAA
- a CDS encoding AMP-binding protein: MEKIWLKNYPKGIPAEIDLSQYESLTDIYDESIRKFANKKAFTNMGVSLTFSQLDQKVNDFASFLQHELKLKKGDRIAIQMPNLLQFPVVAFAALRVGLTIVNTNPLYTAKEMQHQFKDSGAKAIVIMANFASHLEQIIKDTAIESVVITELADLFPTPKRILVNSVVKYIKKMVPPYHIPNAYTFRQALELGAMRPVEKVKTNHDDLAFLQYTGGTTGVAKGAMLTHRNVLANMLQIRWWMSPKLVEGQEVAIAALPLYHIFALTLNCLAFLKYGAENILITNPKDIPGFIKELKKTPFTALAGVNTLFNALMNNPEFVTIDFSRVKISVAGAMTLQRPVAEKWMELTKSVIVEGYGLTEASPVVSCNPIDGTDRVGTIGLPVPSTDVKLLNDNDQEVAMGEAGELCAKGPQVMKGYWNRPDETEKVMTADGWLRTGDIATVDADGFFKIVDRKKDMILVSGFNVYPNEVEEAIASHPGVLEVAAIGVPDTHSGEIVKVVIVKRDQNLTAEDVIAHARKSLTNYKIPRLVEFRTELPKTNVGKILRRALRENPA; the protein is encoded by the coding sequence ATGGAAAAGATTTGGCTTAAAAACTACCCTAAAGGCATTCCTGCAGAGATTGATTTGAGCCAGTACGAATCCCTGACTGACATCTATGATGAGTCTATTCGCAAATTCGCGAACAAAAAAGCTTTCACGAACATGGGCGTGAGTCTCACTTTTAGTCAGCTTGACCAGAAAGTGAATGACTTCGCTTCTTTCCTGCAACACGAATTAAAACTTAAAAAAGGCGATCGCATTGCGATTCAAATGCCGAACTTGTTGCAATTCCCAGTTGTTGCTTTCGCCGCTTTGCGCGTTGGTCTGACGATTGTTAACACAAATCCGCTTTACACAGCGAAAGAGATGCAACACCAATTCAAAGACTCTGGTGCTAAAGCCATTGTTATCATGGCGAACTTTGCTTCCCACCTTGAACAAATCATCAAGGACACAGCGATTGAAAGTGTTGTGATCACAGAGCTTGCGGATCTTTTCCCAACTCCAAAAAGAATTCTCGTGAATTCGGTTGTGAAATACATCAAGAAGATGGTTCCCCCTTACCACATTCCAAACGCCTACACATTCCGCCAAGCTCTCGAGTTGGGCGCGATGAGACCCGTTGAAAAAGTAAAAACAAATCACGATGACCTTGCCTTCCTTCAGTACACAGGTGGTACGACAGGTGTTGCCAAGGGCGCGATGTTAACTCACCGAAATGTTCTTGCGAATATGTTGCAAATTCGCTGGTGGATGTCGCCAAAATTGGTTGAAGGCCAAGAAGTCGCAATCGCTGCTTTACCGCTTTACCACATCTTCGCTTTAACTTTGAATTGCTTAGCGTTCTTGAAGTACGGCGCTGAAAATATTTTGATCACAAATCCAAAAGATATTCCTGGCTTCATCAAAGAACTTAAAAAAACGCCGTTCACAGCTCTTGCGGGCGTGAACACGCTTTTCAATGCTTTGATGAACAATCCAGAATTTGTAACTATCGATTTTAGCAGAGTGAAAATCAGCGTTGCAGGCGCCATGACTTTACAACGCCCGGTTGCTGAAAAATGGATGGAGCTTACAAAGTCCGTAATCGTTGAAGGTTATGGCCTGACAGAGGCGTCTCCGGTCGTTTCGTGCAACCCTATTGATGGCACGGACAGAGTCGGCACGATCGGCCTTCCCGTTCCAAGCACCGACGTAAAACTTTTGAACGACAACGATCAAGAAGTGGCGATGGGCGAAGCTGGTGAACTTTGCGCGAAAGGTCCTCAAGTCATGAAGGGCTACTGGAATCGTCCCGACGAAACTGAAAAAGTGATGACGGCGGATGGTTGGTTGCGCACGGGTGACATCGCGACTGTCGATGCTGATGGTTTCTTTAAAATCGTCGATCGCAAAAAGGATATGATCTTGGTTTCTGGCTTCAACGTTTATCCGAATGAAGTCGAAGAAGCGATTGCTTCACACCCAGGCGTTCTTGAAGTTGCTGCGATTGGTGTTCCTGATACTCACTCCGGCGAGATCGTAAAAGTTGTGATCGTAAAACGCGATCAGAATTTAACCGCAGAAGATGTGATCGCTCACGCTCGTAAGAGTTTGACGAATTATAAAATTCCAAGATTGGTGGAGTTCAGAACTGAATTGCCTAAGACGAATGTTGGAAAAATTCTGCGCCGTGCTTTGAGAGAGAATCCGGCTTAA
- a CDS encoding peroxiredoxin, whose translation MAAKVQMGKKVPNFKIESSNGETFNLADYKGKKVLLYFYPKDNTPGCTTEGIEFNELLPKFKKLNTEVFGISRDSLKSHDKFICKYDFKFHLLSDEEEEVCKLFDVIKEKNMYGKMVMGIERSTFIIDEDGKLVGEFRKIKAAGHAAEMLEAVKAL comes from the coding sequence ATGGCCGCTAAAGTTCAAATGGGAAAGAAAGTTCCTAATTTTAAAATCGAATCTTCGAATGGCGAAACTTTTAATTTAGCCGATTACAAAGGTAAGAAAGTGCTTTTGTATTTCTATCCAAAAGACAATACGCCGGGATGTACGACTGAAGGTATTGAGTTCAATGAACTTCTGCCTAAGTTTAAAAAGTTGAATACGGAAGTGTTCGGTATTTCGCGTGATAGTTTAAAGTCTCACGATAAATTTATCTGTAAGTATGACTTTAAGTTCCATCTTTTGTCCGATGAAGAGGAAGAAGTTTGCAAGCTCTTCGACGTCATCAAAGAAAAGAACATGTACGGAAAAATGGTGATGGGGATTGAGCGCAGTACATTCATCATCGATGAAGATGGAAAGCTAGTCGGGGAGTTTCGAAAAATCAAAGCCGCAGGGCATGCGGCTGAGATGCTTGAAGCTGTTAAAGCTCTTTAG